The following coding sequences lie in one Pseudostreptobacillus hongkongensis genomic window:
- a CDS encoding co-chaperone GroES family protein, producing the protein MMKIRPLGNRILVEIVKFENKTKSGLILFDDNKIAENFAKVLEVSDKVTDISVNEYVIFDIDASMEVRNGDEIKYIVNLEDVYAKVDFKNE; encoded by the coding sequence ATGATGAAAATAAGACCTTTAGGAAATAGAATATTGGTAGAAATAGTTAAATTTGAAAATAAAACTAAATCTGGATTAATACTTTTTGATGATAATAAAATAGCAGAAAATTTTGCAAAAGTATTAGAAGTTTCAGATAAGGTTACAGATATTAGTGTTAATGAATATGTAATATTTGACATTGATGCTTCTATGGAAGTTAGAAATGGAGATGAAATTAAATATATAGTAAATTTAGAAGATGTTTATGCAAAGGTGGATTTTAAAAATGAGTAA